The Muricauda sp. SCSIO 65647 genome includes a region encoding these proteins:
- a CDS encoding pyridoxal phosphate-dependent decarboxylase family protein, with protein sequence MDNSYLNRVFDLPEYRQNGHRLIDMLAEHLARCLQQKGKPINWNLPEEELYFWEDFLENGNKEDFFQEVLNRTVHTHHPKYVGHQVAATAPLTALTGMVSSMLNNGMAVYEMGMSPSAIERVVTDKICEQIGFKESAGGFLTSGGTLANLTALLSARKAKVAHDIWNEGHTEPLGIMVCEEAHYCIDRAAKIMGLGKKGIIKIPASDTFSMDVSTLDEHFVKASANGIKVFAIVGSAPSTATGAHDDLEAIAEFAVKKNLWFHVDGAHGGAAIYAKKYRHLVSGIEKADSVVIDGHKMMLMPTITTALLFKNKKHAQHTFSQKADYLLNDSDEDEWFNSGKKTFECTKTMMSLHWYVLLKFYGERLFDEFVTRQYDLARSFADLVKEHPHFELAIEPSSNILCFRYWQGNRSKKELNELNAEIRQELLDDGEYYLVQTRLKGIHYLRTTLMNPFTTMEHLGSLLKKIEEVAKTIAEKNR encoded by the coding sequence ATGGATAACAGTTATTTGAATCGGGTTTTCGACCTCCCAGAATATCGACAAAATGGCCATAGGCTTATCGATATGTTGGCCGAACACTTAGCGCGTTGCCTTCAGCAAAAAGGAAAGCCCATCAATTGGAACCTACCTGAGGAAGAACTGTATTTTTGGGAAGATTTTTTGGAAAATGGGAACAAGGAAGATTTTTTTCAGGAAGTATTGAATCGAACGGTGCATACCCATCACCCAAAATATGTGGGCCATCAAGTGGCTGCCACCGCCCCTCTCACGGCATTGACCGGTATGGTGTCTTCAATGCTCAACAACGGTATGGCCGTTTATGAAATGGGTATGTCTCCCTCAGCCATAGAAAGGGTCGTCACCGATAAAATCTGTGAACAGATCGGCTTTAAGGAAAGTGCTGGCGGATTTCTGACCTCTGGTGGCACCCTGGCCAATCTCACGGCACTGCTTTCGGCCAGAAAGGCAAAAGTAGCACACGATATCTGGAATGAGGGCCATACAGAACCATTGGGCATAATGGTCTGTGAAGAGGCGCATTATTGCATCGACCGGGCGGCAAAGATCATGGGGTTGGGAAAAAAAGGAATCATCAAGATACCTGCAAGCGATACCTTTTCAATGGATGTTTCAACGTTGGACGAACATTTTGTAAAGGCATCGGCAAATGGCATCAAGGTATTTGCCATTGTCGGCTCTGCCCCTTCGACCGCTACGGGCGCACATGATGATTTAGAGGCAATAGCTGAATTTGCCGTAAAAAAGAATCTTTGGTTTCATGTAGATGGCGCCCATGGCGGAGCGGCCATTTATGCCAAAAAGTACCGGCACTTGGTAAGCGGAATCGAAAAAGCAGACTCTGTGGTGATCGATGGGCATAAGATGATGCTCATGCCCACTATTACCACCGCGTTGTTGTTCAAGAACAAAAAGCACGCGCAGCATACCTTTAGCCAAAAAGCGGACTATCTACTGAATGATTCTGATGAGGACGAATGGTTCAATAGTGGCAAAAAGACCTTTGAATGCACGAAGACCATGATGAGCCTGCACTGGTACGTGCTCTTGAAATTTTATGGGGAAAGACTGTTCGATGAGTTTGTGACCAGACAATATGATTTGGCCCGTTCGTTTGCCGATTTGGTCAAAGAGCATCCCCATTTTGAGTTGGCCATCGAGCCCAGCTCGAACATTCTCTGTTTTAGATATTGGCAAGGGAATCGTTCAAAAAAAGAATTGAATGAATTGAACGCCGAGATACGGCAAGAACTGTTGGATGATGGCGAATACTATCTTGTACAGACAAGACTCAAGGGCATTCATTACCTAAGAACAACACTGATGAACCCGTTTACGACCATGGAACATCTAGGGTCGCTTCTCAAAAAGATTGAGGAAGTAGCGAAAACAATCGCTGAAAAAAATCGCTAA
- a CDS encoding glycoside hydrolase family 15 protein: MDNLDYGIIGNCHSAALISKTGSIDWCCLPEFDSASVFAKLLDKDIGGSFEILVSDEYTIQQRYTTDTAILKTKFSNGDDVFEIHDFMPRYYKQNGKYHSPPEIIRYVRHISGKPVFTIKYDPKLGYAQNETKSHIKPDFIASLTKNGKFDTTFLYTSFDKRSVMEGLPIILREDGYFLLAYHEKIFMPSTRRSYLDLERTKVYWLNWSNKTPNYNKYNAQIARSAITLKLLSYDRSGAVLAAATTSLPETIGEVRNWDYRFCWIRDASMVIKVVSELGHENMARRYLKFIIDIIPHKGEKMQIMYGINGEKRLTEETLEHLSGYMNSKPVRVGNAAYLQKQNDIYGILMDVIYQQLEKFSTDIENGEELWTITKGIVWIVSQTWRDPDKGIWEFRTEDQHFTFSKVLCWTALNRAIKVAQILGKKHKIEKWKHLEAEIWNDIYDNAWNERVGAYTQSYGSDHLDASVLLMEAYGCVDAKDERYIKTVKAIERELSNDGLLYRYKNRDDFGLPSSSFTVCSFWFVNSLFKIGERKKAQEVFERLLSYSNHLGLFSEDIDFRTKRLLGNFPQAYSHLALIECAINFSRIDSEQKIWESMN; the protein is encoded by the coding sequence ATGGATAACCTTGATTATGGAATAATAGGTAACTGCCACAGTGCTGCACTGATCTCGAAAACGGGATCAATCGATTGGTGCTGTTTGCCAGAATTTGATTCGGCCTCGGTTTTTGCCAAGTTATTGGATAAGGATATAGGTGGTAGCTTCGAAATTTTGGTAAGCGACGAGTATACCATCCAACAGCGCTACACAACCGACACGGCCATTTTAAAGACCAAGTTTTCAAACGGGGATGATGTTTTTGAAATACATGACTTTATGCCCCGGTACTACAAGCAAAATGGCAAATACCACTCTCCTCCTGAAATCATTCGCTACGTGAGACATATTTCGGGCAAACCGGTCTTTACCATAAAATATGACCCGAAATTGGGCTACGCCCAAAATGAGACCAAAAGCCACATCAAACCTGATTTCATAGCAAGCCTCACCAAAAATGGGAAGTTTGACACCACCTTTCTGTACACTTCTTTTGATAAGAGGAGCGTTATGGAAGGATTGCCCATAATCTTACGGGAAGACGGTTATTTTCTGTTGGCCTATCACGAAAAGATCTTTATGCCATCGACTAGACGAAGCTATCTCGATCTTGAGCGAACCAAGGTATATTGGTTGAACTGGTCTAACAAAACGCCCAATTACAACAAGTATAACGCTCAGATAGCACGAAGTGCGATTACCTTGAAATTGTTGAGCTATGATCGTTCTGGAGCTGTTTTGGCGGCGGCCACCACCTCATTGCCCGAAACGATCGGTGAAGTGCGCAATTGGGATTATCGTTTTTGTTGGATCCGTGATGCCTCAATGGTCATCAAGGTGGTTTCTGAACTTGGGCATGAGAACATGGCCCGTCGTTATCTCAAGTTCATTATCGATATCATTCCACACAAGGGCGAGAAGATGCAAATCATGTACGGTATCAATGGTGAGAAGAGATTGACCGAAGAGACCCTTGAGCATCTCAGCGGCTACATGAATTCAAAACCGGTGCGGGTCGGCAATGCCGCTTATCTTCAAAAACAGAATGATATCTATGGCATTTTGATGGATGTCATCTACCAGCAATTGGAGAAATTCAGCACCGATATTGAAAATGGGGAGGAACTTTGGACGATAACCAAAGGCATAGTCTGGATCGTTAGCCAAACATGGCGAGACCCTGATAAGGGTATTTGGGAATTCCGCACAGAAGACCAGCACTTTACCTTTTCGAAAGTACTATGCTGGACCGCCCTTAACCGTGCCATAAAAGTAGCCCAGATCTTGGGTAAAAAGCACAAGATTGAAAAGTGGAAACACTTAGAGGCGGAAATCTGGAACGATATCTATGACAACGCATGGAATGAGAGGGTAGGGGCCTATACCCAATCGTACGGATCAGATCATTTAGATGCCTCGGTACTGTTGATGGAGGCCTACGGCTGCGTAGATGCCAAAGACGAGCGCTATATCAAAACGGTAAAGGCCATCGAAAGGGAACTCAGTAATGATGGCTTGCTCTATCGTTACAAGAACAGGGATGATTTTGGGTTGCCCTCTTCTTCTTTTACGGTCTGTTCATTCTGGTTTGTGAACAGCTTGTTCAAGATCGGAGAGCGTAAAAAGGCCCAAGAAGTTTTCGAAAGGTTGCTCTCGTACAGTAACCACCTAGGGCTTTTCAGTGAGGATATTGATTTTCGCACCAAACGTTTGTTGGGCAACTTTCCACAAGCATACTCACATTTGGCGCTCATTGAATGTGCCATCAACTTCTCACGCATCGATAGTGAGCAAAAGATTTGGGAGTCGATGAATTAG